The Quercus robur chromosome 7, dhQueRobu3.1, whole genome shotgun sequence genome has a segment encoding these proteins:
- the LOC126692446 gene encoding bifunctional protein FolD 2-like, with translation MASPSDHKANIIDGKAIAQTIRNEIAAEVHQLSQKHGKVPGLAVVIVGNRKDSQSYVNMKRKACAEVGIKSFDIDLPEQVSEAELIAKVDELNANPDVHGILVQLPLPKHINEEKVLTEISIEKDVDGFHPLNIGKLAMKGRDPLFLPCTPKGCLELLSRSGITVKGKKAVVVGRSNIVGLPVSLLLLKADATVTIVHSHSQDPEKIIREADIIIAAAGQAMMVKGSWIKPGAAVIDVGTNAIDDPSKKSGYRLVGDVHYQEACKVAGWITPVPGGVGPMTVAMLLKNTLDGAKRVIEH, from the exons AAAGCCATCGCTCAAACCATCCGCAATGAAATCGCCGCTGAAGTCCACCAACTATCGCAAAAACACGGCAAG GTCCCAGGGCTGGCTGTAGTGATTGTGGGCAACAGGAAGGATTCTCAAAGCTATGTGAATATGAAGAGAAAGGCATGTGCTGAAGTTGGGATTAAGTCGTTTGACATAGACCTTCCGGAGCAAGTTTCTGAAGCTGAGTTGATCGCTAAAGTTGATGAGTTAAATGCAAATCCTGATGTACATG GAATATTGGTTCAACTCCCATTGCCAAAGCATATAAATGAAGAGAAAGTTCTGACTGAAATCAGCATTGAGAAGGATGTAGATGGCTTTCATCCGCTGAACATTGGCAAGCTTGCAATGAAAGGCAGAGATCCCTTGTTCCTTCCTTGCACCCCTAAG GGGTGTCTTGAACTTCTGTCACGAAGTGGTATAACTGTAAAGGGAAAGAAAGCAGTTGTGGTGGGTCGAAGTAACATAGTTGGATTGCCAGTTTCCCTGCTACTTCTGAAAGCAGATGCTACAGTTACCATAGTCCACTCACACTCTCAAGATCCTGAAAAAATCATTCGTGAAGCAGACATCATTATTGCAGCAGCAGGGCAAGCAATGATG GTCAAAGGTAGTTGGATCAAACCTGGTGCTGCAGTTATTGATGTTGGCACAAATGCTATCGATGACCCAAGTAAGAAGTCAGGCTATAGGCTAGTTGGAGATGTTCATTACCAGGAAGCATGTAAGGTAGCTGGATGGATAACTCCTGTTCCGGGTGGAGTGGGGCCAATGACTGTTGCAATGCTACTGAAGAATACTTTGGATGGTGCTAAGCGTGTAATTGAGCATTAA